Proteins encoded within one genomic window of Nordella sp. HKS 07:
- a CDS encoding flagellar export protein FliJ — protein sequence MRSSRETLLRLHRFRTEEKRRQVADIEAMIADLMRKYDDLDAQMKIEEQRTGVNDPAHFNYSMAAKSTRGRRDNILKTVGDLKDQQANAQGLLQEEESELRKLELLAEKELDHRPTTRGAPTGFAARQAMS from the coding sequence ATGCGTTCGTCCCGTGAGACGCTTCTCAGGCTGCACCGTTTCCGCACAGAAGAAAAACGCCGGCAGGTCGCCGACATCGAGGCGATGATCGCGGATCTGATGCGCAAATACGACGATCTCGACGCGCAGATGAAGATCGAGGAACAGCGCACCGGCGTCAACGACCCGGCTCATTTCAATTATTCCATGGCGGCCAAATCGACGCGCGGACGGCGCGACAACATCCTCAAGACCGTCGGCGACCTGAAGGACCAGCAGGCGAACGCGCAGGGCCTGCTTCAGGAAGAGGAATCGGAGCTGCGCAAGCTCGAGCTCCTGGCCGAGAAGGAACTGGACCACCGTCCCACCACGCGTGGCGCACCGACCGGTTTCGCGGCGCGCCAGGCGATGAGCTGA
- the ctrA gene encoding response regulator transcription factor CtrA yields the protein MRVLLIEDDTATAQSIELMLKSEGFNVYTTDLGEEGVDLGKLYDYDIILLDLNLPDMSGYEVLKTLRVSKVNTPILILSGLAGIEDKVRGLGFGADDYMTKPFHKDELVARIHAVVRRSKGHAQSVITTGDLLVNLDTKTVEVGGQRVHLTGKEYQMLELLSLRKGTTLTKEMFLNHLYGGMDEPELKIIDVFICKLRKKLATAAGGKNFIETVWGRGYVLREGAPQDDEIRESA from the coding sequence ATGAGAGTTCTGCTGATCGAGGACGATACAGCGACGGCGCAGAGCATCGAGCTGATGCTCAAGTCGGAGGGTTTCAACGTCTACACGACGGATCTCGGCGAAGAGGGTGTCGATCTCGGCAAGCTCTATGATTATGACATTATTCTTCTCGACCTGAATCTGCCGGATATGTCGGGCTACGAGGTGCTGAAGACGCTTCGCGTCAGCAAGGTCAACACGCCGATCCTGATTCTCTCCGGCCTCGCCGGCATCGAGGACAAGGTGCGCGGTCTCGGCTTCGGCGCCGACGACTATATGACGAAGCCTTTCCACAAGGACGAACTCGTCGCCCGCATCCACGCCGTGGTGCGCCGCTCCAAGGGCCATGCCCAGTCGGTCATCACCACCGGCGACCTGCTCGTCAATCTCGACACCAAGACCGTCGAAGTCGGCGGCCAGCGCGTGCATCTGACCGGCAAGGAATATCAGATGCTGGAACTGCTCTCGCTGCGCAAGGGCACCACCCTCACCAAGGAGATGTTCCTCAATCATCTCTATGGCGGCATGGACGAGCCCGAGCTCAAGATCATCGACGTCTTCATTTGCAAGTTGCGCAAGAAGCTCGCGACTGCGGCGGGCGGCAAGAATTTCATCGAGACGGTGTGGGGACGCGGCTATGTGCTGCGTGAAGGCGCGCCTCAGGATGACGAGATCCGCGAAAGCGCCTGA